The Arthrobacter zhaoxinii sequence CTGAAGCGGTGTTGTCTGTGAACGTCATGCTGCAAGGCTAGGCAGCAGCACCAGGGTGGCGCTTGAAGATTCGCGACAATAAGATCTCCGACCGCCAGCAATACACGAATAACCGGAGAAATGAGCAGACTATGGAGGACCAGTGGCGCGGGCTGCTCTACCCCGCCCGGCTGCCTGCGTTTCACCGTCTGCTGCCGCCGGACCCGCTCCGGGACCGCCTGCGCTGGGTGTGGATTCCGGAATGGGATCTGGCACCCGGCAAGGTCTCCCGGCAGGAGGTCCTGCCCTTCCCCGCCCTGAACCTGGTGGTGCAGGAGGACGGTGTCAGTCTTTCCGGTCCCGCCACGCGGCGCTCCTTCCGCGACTTGGCGGGGCGGGGCTGGGCTGTCGGAATGCTGCTGCGTCCCGCCGCCGTACCAGTCTTCACCGACAACCCGGGCAGCCTCCGCGACACGGAAATCCCGTTCCACGCCCCGGACCTGCATGCCGCGGTGACGGCAGCTATGAGTAGCGGCGCCGGCGATGGTGAGGACGGCGGCGCCCTCCGCCGGCAGCGCGCAGCGGAGACGGCAACCGCGTGGCTGGATGCCCGCGTCCCGGTACCAACAGCCGAAGCCGACGCAGCCAACAGGTTGGAGAACCTGATCTCCTCCGACCGGGAGCTGGCCCGGGTCGACCAGGCAGCTCAACAGCTCGGCGTCTCCGTCCGAACCCTGCAGCGCCTGGCGCGCCGG is a genomic window containing:
- a CDS encoding AraC family transcriptional regulator; the protein is MKIRDNKISDRQQYTNNRRNEQTMEDQWRGLLYPARLPAFHRLLPPDPLRDRLRWVWIPEWDLAPGKVSRQEVLPFPALNLVVQEDGVSLSGPATRRSFRDLAGRGWAVGMLLRPAAVPVFTDNPGSLRDTEIPFHAPDLHAAVTAAMSSGAGDGEDGGALRRQRAAETATAWLDARVPVPTAEADAANRLENLISSDRELARVDQAAQQLGVSVRTLQRLARRFVGLPPLAMIRRYRLQEAAERLRGNSGISIADVAVDLGYADHAHLTNAFREVLGFTPSGYRDSAAP